A portion of the Desulfovibrio intestinalis genome contains these proteins:
- the hisG gene encoding ATP phosphoribosyltransferase, with the protein MSADMKPIIKLGVPKGSLEEATINLFERAGWKIRKHTRNYFPDINDPDITASLCRVQEIGGYIEAGVLDVGITGLDWLTESNHDGNVVHVSDLVYSKTSNRPCRWVLAVAGDAPYRTAADLAGKRIATELEGMTRRYFENAGVKVDVFYSWGATEAKVVEGLADAIVEVTETGTTIRAHGLRIIDEVMISYPVLIANKEAWADPRKRAKIEQLDLLLQGALRAENLVALKMNAPSDNLAAILEMLPSLNSPTVSPLRDEKWLSVESVVQIDVVRDLIPRLREAGAEGIIEFALNKVI; encoded by the coding sequence ATGAGCGCGGATATGAAGCCCATCATCAAACTGGGCGTGCCCAAGGGTTCGCTGGAAGAAGCCACTATCAATCTTTTTGAACGCGCGGGCTGGAAAATCCGCAAGCATACGCGCAACTATTTTCCAGATATCAACGACCCCGACATTACGGCTTCATTGTGCCGCGTGCAGGAAATTGGCGGCTATATTGAGGCAGGCGTGCTGGACGTGGGCATCACTGGCCTGGACTGGCTGACCGAAAGCAACCACGACGGCAACGTCGTGCACGTCTCTGACCTTGTGTACTCCAAGACCTCCAACAGGCCCTGCCGCTGGGTGCTGGCTGTGGCGGGCGACGCCCCCTACCGCACCGCCGCCGACCTGGCCGGAAAGCGCATCGCCACAGAACTGGAAGGCATGACCCGCCGCTACTTTGAAAATGCTGGCGTGAAAGTGGACGTTTTTTATTCCTGGGGCGCTACTGAAGCCAAGGTTGTAGAAGGCCTTGCCGACGCCATCGTGGAAGTGACCGAAACCGGCACGACCATTCGCGCGCACGGATTGCGGATCATTGACGAAGTCATGATTTCCTACCCTGTGCTCATTGCCAACAAGGAAGCCTGGGCCGACCCCCGCAAGCGCGCCAAAATCGAGCAGCTTGACCTGCTGCTTCAGGGCGCACTGCGCGCCGAGAATCTGGTGGCGCTCAAGATGAACGCCCCGTCAGACAACCTTGCGGCCATTCTTGAGATGCTGCCGTCGCTCAATTCCCCCACGGTATCCCCCCTGCGGGACGAAAAATGGCTTTCCGTTGAATCCGTGGTACAGATCGACGTGGTGCGCGACCTTATCCCGCGCCTACGCGAGGCCGGAGCCGAGGGCATTATTGAGTTCGCTCTGAACAAGGTCATCTAG
- a CDS encoding YkgJ family cysteine cluster protein, translating to MSNDASRDFIDNLPELGPDETFCFDCNPDVPCFNRCCAELTLPLTPYDISRLRRNLGMSSEAFLNTFTTLRSFPDTGFPLPMLRMLDGPEEPCPFVTPAGCSVYEDRPGACRYYPIGRGTKMAADGIAERFFLVRESHCHGFDKGTSRTPHQWMENEELQAFNEANDRYMRLMALVRASGKPLDARMATTTVLCLFQLDKFRELIAAMKIFSHVDVSESRKAAIMEDSQDGDVAALYFALDWLELMLFGQSQGLAKKQL from the coding sequence ATGAGTAATGACGCCAGCCGCGATTTTATTGACAATCTGCCCGAGCTTGGCCCGGACGAAACCTTCTGCTTTGACTGCAACCCCGACGTGCCCTGCTTCAATCGCTGCTGTGCGGAACTTACCCTGCCGCTCACCCCTTACGACATTTCGCGCCTGCGCCGGAACCTTGGCATGAGCAGCGAGGCTTTTCTTAATACCTTTACTACCCTGCGCTCATTCCCCGACACGGGCTTTCCCCTGCCCATGCTGCGCATGCTGGACGGACCGGAAGAACCATGTCCTTTTGTGACGCCCGCGGGTTGTTCCGTGTATGAAGACAGGCCCGGCGCCTGCCGCTATTACCCCATCGGGCGCGGCACAAAAATGGCTGCCGACGGCATCGCCGAACGATTTTTTCTTGTGCGTGAATCCCATTGCCACGGCTTCGACAAAGGCACCAGCCGCACACCGCACCAGTGGATGGAAAACGAAGAATTGCAGGCCTTCAACGAAGCCAACGACCGCTACATGCGCCTCATGGCGCTGGTACGCGCCAGCGGCAAACCCCTGGATGCGCGCATGGCCACCACAACGGTGCTTTGCCTCTTTCAGCTCGACAAATTCCGTGAACTTATCGCGGCCATGAAAATATTCAGCCATGTAGACGTAAGCGAATCACGCAAAGCAGCCATTATGGAAGACAGCCAGGACGGGGACGTGGCGGCCCTGTACTTTGCGCTGGATTGGCTGGAACTGATGCTTTTCGGGCAAAGTCAGGGCCTTGCAAAAAAACAATTATGA
- the hisI gene encoding phosphoribosyl-AMP cyclohydrolase codes for MTAPEPKPAAVPGEGFTPDFSKGLLPAIAQDHASGEVLMLAYMNEEAWRKTLETGEAHYWSRSRKQLWHKGGTSGHVQKVCSVRLDCDSDTVLLQVEQIGGAACHTGRRTCFYREWKDGAASICAPMVFDPEKVYGV; via the coding sequence ATGACAGCCCCAGAACCGAAGCCCGCCGCCGTTCCCGGCGAGGGCTTCACCCCTGACTTCAGCAAAGGTCTTCTGCCAGCCATAGCGCAGGACCACGCCAGTGGCGAGGTTCTCATGTTGGCCTATATGAATGAAGAGGCATGGCGCAAGACCCTTGAAACCGGCGAGGCCCATTACTGGAGCCGCAGCCGCAAGCAGCTCTGGCACAAGGGCGGCACATCCGGCCATGTGCAGAAAGTTTGCTCAGTGCGGCTGGATTGTGACAGTGACACGGTACTGCTGCAGGTGGAACAGATTGGCGGCGCGGCCTGTCATACGGGGCGGCGCACCTGTTTTTACCGGGAATGGAAGGACGGCGCAGCAAGCATTTGCGCCCCTATGGTTTTTGACCCTGAAAAAGTCTACGGCGTATAA